The following proteins come from a genomic window of Sulfitobacter indolifex:
- a CDS encoding DUF1223 domain-containing protein: MKPLIYPVLTALILLAAPSQAQQDQPVVVELFTSQGCSSCPAADEMLAELAEREDIIALALHVDYWDYIGWKDPFGDPAHAERQRGYAAVGGRRSVYTPELIVQGQTDIVGAKPMKLMDAVEKHAEAAPRVALAIIRSGDAVQIEAEPLAAASEPMHVHMLRYSPMERTKVTRGENAGNLMEHSNVVQDWQVLAEWDGSAPLSLSAKAEGDLPVVVIIQRQEKGGPGAILAAARSK; the protein is encoded by the coding sequence ATGAAGCCCCTGATTTATCCTGTTCTCACCGCCCTGATCCTGCTGGCCGCGCCTTCGCAGGCCCAGCAGGATCAGCCTGTTGTGGTCGAACTCTTTACCTCTCAGGGCTGTTCCTCTTGTCCCGCTGCCGATGAAATGCTGGCCGAACTGGCCGAGCGGGAGGATATCATCGCGCTGGCGCTGCATGTGGACTATTGGGATTATATCGGCTGGAAAGACCCGTTTGGCGATCCGGCCCATGCGGAGCGTCAACGCGGCTATGCTGCCGTGGGCGGGCGGCGCAGTGTCTATACGCCGGAGCTGATCGTGCAGGGGCAAACGGATATCGTGGGCGCCAAACCGATGAAGTTGATGGACGCGGTCGAGAAACATGCTGAGGCCGCGCCGCGCGTGGCGCTGGCGATCATCCGCTCAGGCGACGCAGTTCAAATTGAAGCAGAGCCGTTGGCCGCGGCATCGGAACCGATGCATGTGCATATGCTGCGCTACTCCCCGATGGAGCGGACCAAGGTCACCCGCGGCGAGAATGCGGGCAATCTTATGGAACACAGCAATGTCGTCCAAGATTGGCAGGTCTTGGCGGAATGGGACGGGTCGGCACCCCTGTCGCTGAGCGCGAAGGCCGAGGGTGATCTGCCTGTTGTGGTGATCATTCAACGCCAAGAGAAGGGCGGGCCGGGCGCTATTCTGGCGGCAGCGCGCAGCAAATAA